The DNA segment CAGACCATTTACGACATGAAGAACCCCGAGGCCCTGCAGCGGCTCGTCGCCGGCGGCACCCAGCTGCGCCGCTACCCCGATGACATCATGCAGGCCGCCGAGGCGGCCACGCGCGAGATCCTGTCCCAATCCGCCTCGCGCGACGGCGGCTATCAGAAGGTCTACGACGCCTATCTGAAATTCCGCGAGGACTCGTTCCGCTGGTTCGGGACAGCCGAGCACGAGTACGCGCGCTTCGCGTTCGGGAACAGCTCCGCCTGAGACTTGGTGGGGCGCGAAGCAGCGGGCTGGCTGGTGGTGGCGCCAGAACGGCGGCTCAGGTCGGTGGCGTCAGGCGGGCGGCTCAGGTCGGTGGCGTCAGGCCGGCGGCTCGGGTCGGTGGCGCCCGGCCGGCGGCTCGGTCGGTGGCGCCAGGCCGGCGGCTCGGTCGGTG comes from the Longimicrobiales bacterium genome and includes:
- a CDS encoding ABC transporter substrate-binding protein — translated: QTIYDMKNPEALQRLVAGGTQLRRYPDDIMQAAEAATREILSQSASRDGGYQKVYDAYLKFREDSFRWFGTAEHEYARFAFGNSSA